In the Oryza glaberrima chromosome 6, OglaRS2, whole genome shotgun sequence genome, one interval contains:
- the LOC127777414 gene encoding NAC domain-containing protein 76 gives MHPSGGALSVPPGFRFHPTDEELLYYYLRKKVAYEAIDLDVIREIDLNKLEPWDLKDRCRIGTGPQNEWYFFSHKDKKYPTGTRTNRATTAGFWKATGRDKAIFLANACRIGMRKTLVFYVGRAPHGKKTDWIMHEYRLDQDNVDVQEDGWVVCRVFMKKSYQRGLNPADMAAVDDDNLLHHHHHPFPPAQLHGGAADHKHDGAGGHHHHHLMQPHHHYEDFPSFDPSMQLPQLMSADQPPPPPPSLLPGVPPSAAAALSSLDVECPQNLMKLTSAAAGGGATGLLHAGGDHRFATAATDWSILDKLLASHQNLDQLFQGRVIAGASSPAAMAAPSHHQHLMDQLAGGGGGAASSLQRLPLQYLGCEAADLLRFSK, from the exons ATGCatccgagcggcggcgcgctgtcGGTGCCACCGGGGTTTCGGTTCCACCCGACGGACGAGGAGCTCCTCTACTACTACCTGAGGAAGAAGGTGGCCTACGAGGCCATAGATCTCGACGTCATAAGGGAGATCGACCTCAACAAGCTCGAGCCCTGGGATCTCAAAG ATCGGTGCAGGATAGGGACGGGGCCTCAGAACGAGTGGTACTTCTTCAGCCACAAGGACAAGAAGTACCCGACGGGGACGAGGACGAACCGGGCGACGACGGCAGGGTTCTGGAAGGCGACGGGGAGGGACAAGGCCATCTTCCTCGCCAACGCCTGCCGCATCGGCATGAGGAAGACCCTCGTCTTCTACGTCGGCAGGGCGCCCCACGGCAAGAAGACCGACTGGATCATGCACGAGTACCGCCTCGACCAAGACAACGTCGATGtccag GAAGATGGTTGGGTGGTGTGTAGGGTATTCATGAAGAAGAGCTACCAGCGAGGCCTCAACccggcggacatggcggcggtcgacgacgacaacctcctccaccaccaccaccaccccttcCCACCGGCCCagctccacggcggcgccgccgaccacaagcacgacggcgccggcggccaccaccaccaccacctcatgCAGCCGCACCACCACTACGAGGACTTCCCTTCCTTCGACCCCTCCATGCAGCTCCCCCAGCTCATGAGCGccgaccagccgccgccgccaccgccgtccctcctccccggcgtcccaccctccgccgccgctgccttgaGCTCCCTCGACGTCGAGTGCCCCCAGAACCTCATGAAGCTaacgtcggccgccgccggaggcggtGCCACCGGGCTgctccacgccggcggcgaccaccgcttcgccaccgccgccacggacTGGTCCATCCTGGACAAGCTCCTCGCCTCGCACCAGAACCTGGACCAGCTCTTCCAGGGCAGGGTCATCGCCGGAgcgtcgtcgccggctgccATGGCTGCTCCTAGCCACCACCAGCATCTCATGGatcagctcgccggcggcggcggcggcgccgcctcgtcgttgCAGAGGCTTCCACTGCAGTATCTGGGGTGCGAGGCAGCCGACCTGCTCAGGTTCTCCAAGTAG
- the LOC127776812 gene encoding uncharacterized protein LOC127776812: protein MLNSQNLILIHPFPFPSIPSGEEERERERERRGESTMAMAQSLLGVPFSRLLPSSSSSSPPTPTTIPPPPLPSSSWSPPSRRRRRAVAAASSLHLAPEDIAELVRNKVLIAATAASAVGQLCKPFTSSGKDGAAGAFDLRAAVRSGGMPSTHSAAVVAVATSLGLERGFADSIFGMSVVFAAIVMYDAQGVRREVGNHARVLNKLLTLREKITQNPDSNSLSSSTSELHSSKPETVAELVSVAEKLGSSQGSSANPFPIHSSGTKSSRLNALQSSETEVTEFTQLKEAYTEECDRLSESVGHTELQVAAGALLGFLVTLVVYATL from the exons ATGTTGAATAgtcaaaatttgattttgatccatCCCTTCCCGTTCCCGTCCATTCCAtcgggagaggaagagagagagagagagagagagaggagaggagagagcacGATGGCCATGGCGCAATCACTTCTAGGAGTACCATTCtctcgcctcctcccctcctcctcctcttcctccccacccACACCAACAACaatccctccacctccactacCCTCTTCTTCTTGGTCtcctccatcccgccgccgccgccgggccgtcgcggcggcgtcctcgctCCACCTCGCCCCGGAGGACATCGCCGAGCTCGTCCGGAACAAG GTTCTGattgcggcgacggcggcgagcgcggtcgGCCAGCTCTGCAAGCCCTTCACTTCCTCCGGCAAggatggcgccgccggcgcctttGACCTCCGGGCTGCCGTCCGCTCAGGCGGGATGCCCTCCACCCACTCCGCG GCTGTTGTGGCAGTTGCTACCTCACTTGGGCTAGAAAG GGGCTTTGCAGACTCCATTTTTGGTATGTCGGTGGTGTTCGCAGCAATCGTAATGTATGATGCTCAG GGAGTAAGAAGAGAGGTGGGCAATCATGCAAGAGTTTTAAACAAGTTATTGACCCTTCGCGAGAAGATCACTCAAAACCCGGACAGCAATTCCTTGTCGAGTTCCACCTCTGAACTCCACTCCTCAAAGCCCGAGACGGTTGCCGAGCTCGTTTCCGTGGCTGAGAAGCTTGGTTCCTCACAAGGTTCATCTGCGAACCCCTTCCCAATCCACAGTTCCGGGACCAAATCGTCGAGATTGAACgcccttcagagttcagaaacAGAGGTAACTGAATTTACACAGCTGAAGGAGGCTTACACAGAGGAATGTGACCGGCTGAGCGAATCAGTCGGCCACACTGAGCTGCAGGTTGCAGCTGGTGCCCTGCTAGGCTTCCTTGTGACCTTAGTCGTCTATGCCACACTGTAA